A region from the Desulfoglaeba alkanexedens ALDC genome encodes:
- a CDS encoding B12-binding domain-containing radical SAM protein yields MKILLVYPEVAETFWSFKHALRIAKRKAAFPPLGALTVAAMLPDHWTKRLVDMNVRPLRDQDILWADCVFVSAMIAQRGSASEVIGRCKALGRTVIGGGPLFNGYADDFPELDSVAQGEGECILPELVRDLEAGSLKRRYSTDLHPSLHDTPVPAWDLIRFRDYASMCIQYSRGCPFNCEFCDIIVMNGRVPRTKTNEQIIRELNALYQRGWRGSVFIVDDNFIGNKKHVKSLLPDIIAWQKSLKKPLSFFTEASVDLADDEELMELMVAAGFNKVFLGLETPSLESLKECGKLQNLGRSLEDSVRIIQNHGLAVMGGFIIGFDNDPPDIFQRQVQFIQSSGVVTAMIGLLTAVPKSRLYKRLEREGRLLFKTSGDNTDTEGTLNFIPKMDREFLVNGYRWVMSTIYSPEVYYQRIRAFLRDYRPRAKSALEKNDILTLLRSVWYLGIRDNRSSRKYYWRLIKETLLHSREAFADVVTMLVYGYHFRKLFWVKEAEEHRWD; encoded by the coding sequence ATGAAGATCCTTCTTGTGTATCCTGAAGTGGCAGAGACTTTCTGGAGCTTCAAGCACGCGCTTCGTATCGCTAAGCGGAAAGCCGCCTTTCCGCCGCTGGGTGCCCTTACCGTGGCCGCCATGCTACCCGATCACTGGACCAAGCGCCTGGTGGACATGAACGTCCGGCCTCTTCGGGATCAAGACATCCTGTGGGCCGACTGTGTGTTCGTGAGCGCCATGATCGCCCAGCGAGGATCGGCCAGCGAGGTTATCGGCCGGTGCAAGGCTCTGGGCAGAACCGTCATTGGAGGAGGCCCGCTGTTCAACGGTTACGCGGACGATTTCCCGGAACTGGACAGCGTGGCCCAGGGGGAAGGCGAATGTATCCTCCCGGAGCTTGTCCGAGACCTGGAGGCCGGGAGCCTGAAGCGGCGTTACAGCACGGACCTTCATCCTTCGCTTCACGACACGCCGGTTCCGGCCTGGGACCTGATCCGGTTCAGAGACTACGCCAGCATGTGCATCCAGTATTCCCGGGGATGCCCGTTTAATTGTGAATTCTGCGACATCATCGTGATGAACGGCCGAGTGCCCCGGACAAAGACCAATGAGCAGATCATCCGCGAGTTGAACGCTCTCTACCAGCGGGGCTGGCGCGGATCGGTCTTCATCGTGGACGACAATTTCATTGGGAACAAGAAACACGTGAAGTCCCTGCTGCCCGATATCATTGCCTGGCAGAAGAGCCTCAAAAAGCCCCTGAGTTTTTTCACGGAAGCTTCGGTGGATCTGGCCGATGACGAAGAACTGATGGAGCTCATGGTGGCCGCCGGATTCAACAAGGTTTTTCTGGGCTTGGAAACCCCGTCGCTTGAGAGTCTCAAGGAATGCGGCAAGCTTCAGAATCTCGGGCGAAGCCTGGAGGATTCGGTACGGATCATTCAGAATCACGGCCTGGCGGTCATGGGCGGGTTCATCATCGGCTTCGACAACGATCCACCGGACATCTTCCAGCGGCAGGTTCAGTTCATTCAGAGTTCCGGGGTGGTCACGGCCATGATCGGGCTCCTGACCGCGGTCCCCAAGAGTCGTCTTTACAAGCGGCTGGAACGGGAAGGGCGGCTGCTCTTCAAGACTTCCGGAGACAACACCGATACCGAGGGGACACTCAACTTCATCCCCAAGATGGATCGGGAGTTCCTGGTGAACGGCTACCGGTGGGTGATGAGCACCATCTATTCCCCGGAAGTCTACTATCAGCGGATACGCGCGTTTCTCAGGGACTATCGGCCCAGGGCCAAGAGCGCCCTCGAAAAAAACGACATCCTGACGCTGTTGCGCTCCGTGTGGTACCTGGGCATCCGGGACAACCGTTCCAGCCGGAAATACTACTGGCGCCTGATCAAGGAAACCCTCCTCCATTCCCGGGAAGCCTTCGCCGATGTGGTGACCATGCTGGTCTACGGCTACCACTTCCGCAAGCTTTTCTGGGTGAAAGAAGCCGAAGAGCATCGTTGGGACTGA
- the mtgA gene encoding monofunctional biosynthetic peptidoglycan transglycosylase → MKRASTIPPFARIRKTARLAVKLLLGGFVLTFASVLALKWLPPPFTAFMVQEKLAALLGDGPDRTIHYDWVPFEGISPHVALAVVAAEDQKFPVHYGFDLESIQKALEDRDQGKRLRGASTITQQVAKNLFLWPGRSYVRKALEAYFTVLIELLWHKRRILEVYLNVAQMGDRVFGVGAAAAVHFNTTPDRLSPRQAALIAAVLPNPRRFSPAKPSPYVRRRAAWILKQMRQLGGADYLADL, encoded by the coding sequence ATGAAACGAGCCTCAACGATTCCTCCGTTCGCACGGATCAGGAAAACCGCGCGCCTGGCAGTGAAACTTCTGCTGGGCGGCTTCGTCTTGACTTTCGCGTCGGTGCTCGCTTTGAAGTGGCTGCCGCCGCCTTTCACGGCCTTCATGGTACAGGAAAAACTGGCCGCCCTCTTGGGGGACGGACCCGACCGCACCATCCACTACGACTGGGTTCCCTTTGAGGGCATCTCGCCGCACGTGGCGCTGGCGGTGGTGGCTGCGGAAGACCAGAAATTTCCGGTCCATTACGGGTTCGACCTGGAATCCATCCAGAAAGCGCTGGAAGACCGGGACCAGGGAAAGCGGCTCCGCGGCGCCAGCACCATCACCCAGCAGGTCGCGAAAAACCTGTTTCTCTGGCCGGGGCGAAGTTACGTCCGTAAGGCGCTGGAAGCCTACTTCACGGTCCTTATCGAACTCTTGTGGCACAAGCGCCGGATCCTGGAAGTCTACCTGAACGTGGCACAGATGGGGGACCGGGTTTTCGGCGTGGGCGCGGCCGCAGCGGTCCATTTCAACACCACCCCCGATCGTCTGTCACCTCGGCAGGCGGCGCTGATCGCCGCGGTGCTTCCCAATCCCCGCCGTTTTTCCCCGGCCAAGCCGTCCCCGTATGTCCGGCGGAGGGCCGCCTGGATTCTTAAGCAGATGCGGCAGCTCGGCGGCGCGGACTATCTGGCCGATCTGTGA
- the ilvB gene encoding biosynthetic-type acetolactate synthase large subunit, translated as MKLSGAQIFFECLKQEGVEVIFGFPGGAVIDIYHEMPKHDIRHILVRHEQGAAHMADGYARATGRVGVCLVTSGPGATNTVTGIATAYMDSVPMVVFTGQVPTALIGNDAFQEVDIVGITRPCTKHNYLVKDVNDLARVIKEAFYLARTGRPGPVLVDLPKDVIQAVTEFRYPKKVNLPGYRPTVDPHMGQVTRAWNLLKSAKRPVIYAGGGVISAEAGGELTRIAEVLQAPVTTTLMGLGSFPAVVRDASGERKPHPLWLGMLGMHGTFRANMAVQDADVLFAVGARFDDRVTGKISGFAPNAKIIHIDVDPTSISKNVSVHVPIVGDCKKALQKLLELAESDGIPNVGELRMPWLEQIGKWRETYPLVYKQEGEEIKPQYVVETIFNLCGEDTIITTEVGQNQMWTAQYYHFSRPRSLLTSGGLGTMGYGLPAALGAQAAFPDRLVIDIAGDGSIQMNIQELMTAVCYNLPVKVAILNNRFLGMVRQWQELFYERNYCATCLDESPDFVKLAEAYGAVGLRAVKQSEVEPVLREAFSVPRPVLIDFMVNPEEGVYPMVPAGKDISEMLLV; from the coding sequence ATGAAGCTTTCGGGGGCACAGATCTTCTTCGAATGTCTCAAACAAGAAGGGGTGGAAGTCATCTTCGGCTTTCCGGGAGGGGCCGTCATCGACATCTACCATGAAATGCCCAAGCACGATATCCGGCACATCCTGGTACGGCATGAGCAGGGAGCGGCTCATATGGCGGACGGCTATGCGCGGGCTACGGGCCGGGTGGGCGTGTGCCTGGTGACGTCGGGACCGGGGGCGACCAACACGGTCACGGGGATCGCAACGGCGTACATGGATTCGGTGCCCATGGTGGTGTTCACGGGGCAGGTTCCGACGGCGCTCATCGGCAACGACGCCTTCCAGGAAGTGGACATTGTGGGGATCACGCGACCCTGCACCAAGCACAACTATTTGGTCAAGGACGTGAACGATCTGGCGCGGGTGATCAAGGAAGCCTTTTATCTGGCGCGGACGGGACGGCCGGGGCCGGTGCTGGTGGACCTTCCGAAGGACGTGATCCAGGCCGTCACGGAATTCCGGTATCCCAAGAAGGTGAACCTGCCGGGCTATCGGCCTACGGTGGATCCTCACATGGGACAGGTCACGAGGGCGTGGAACCTGCTCAAAAGCGCCAAACGGCCGGTGATCTATGCCGGAGGCGGTGTGATTTCGGCGGAAGCCGGCGGTGAGCTTACCAGGATCGCCGAGGTGCTGCAGGCTCCCGTCACCACCACGCTCATGGGGCTTGGGAGCTTTCCCGCAGTGGTCCGTGACGCTTCGGGAGAACGCAAGCCGCACCCGCTGTGGCTGGGGATGCTCGGCATGCATGGCACCTTCCGTGCCAACATGGCGGTCCAGGACGCGGACGTCCTGTTTGCGGTGGGCGCCCGGTTCGACGACCGGGTGACCGGAAAGATCAGCGGGTTTGCGCCCAACGCTAAGATTATCCACATCGACGTGGATCCCACGAGTATCAGCAAGAACGTATCGGTGCACGTGCCCATCGTGGGTGACTGCAAGAAGGCGCTCCAAAAGCTCCTGGAGCTTGCGGAATCGGATGGGATTCCCAATGTGGGCGAACTGCGGATGCCGTGGCTGGAGCAGATCGGCAAGTGGCGGGAAACGTACCCGCTGGTCTACAAGCAGGAAGGTGAAGAAATCAAGCCGCAGTACGTGGTGGAAACCATCTTCAACCTGTGCGGCGAAGACACGATCATCACGACGGAAGTGGGCCAGAACCAGATGTGGACGGCACAGTACTACCATTTCTCGCGTCCCCGGTCGCTGCTCACCTCGGGTGGACTGGGCACCATGGGCTACGGATTGCCGGCCGCGCTTGGCGCGCAGGCGGCTTTCCCTGACCGGCTGGTGATCGATATCGCGGGTGACGGCAGCATCCAGATGAATATCCAGGAACTGATGACCGCCGTATGCTATAATCTCCCCGTTAAGGTGGCCATCCTGAACAACCGTTTCCTGGGGATGGTGCGCCAATGGCAGGAACTCTTCTACGAGCGGAACTACTGTGCCACCTGCCTCGACGAGTCGCCGGACTTCGTCAAGCTGGCCGAAGCCTATGGGGCCGTGGGCCTTCGCGCCGTCAAGCAATCGGAAGTGGAACCGGTCCTTCGGGAGGCTTTCTCCGTTCCGAGACCTGTGCTGATCGATTTCATGGTGAATCCGGAGGAGGGGGTCTATCCCATGGTTCCCGCGGGGAAAGACATCTCAGAAATGTTGCTGGTGTGA
- a CDS encoding PAS domain S-box protein: MNRNGTRLLPLWVKLSFALTFLLLLAGGAWFFRAHHKQQESEVADYLWSIAQIKAKQIADWRAEKLADAAVLTERHTLISSVKRFLYEPSEEEAREISRRLRPVAVRHHFEDILLVDAAKKVRWSLNDKLTDAHQGYADTLEAAISTREPVWTELHTEPGYPFPHLSVVAPLYDPQADYAFIGSLILISNASQFLYPLIQPWPTPSQTAETVLVRRDGDDVLFLNELRHRKDTALKLRIPLTRTDLPAAMAVNGVTGVVRGKDYRGVDVVAAILSIPDSPWAMVAKMDVSEAFAEWQFRSLMILGHILGATALLGVIGLVLRHRLLKEHYRRLYRSESALRAAMERHSITLQSIGDAVIATDAEGRVEFMNPVAEAITGWSHEEALGKPIEEVFRIINEESRKTVENPVTRVIREGTVVGLANHTLLLSRNGREIPIADSGAPIRDDHGEIIGVVLVFRDQSEERLARRLTEIRLSLIEHAAHHSLDDVLTRVVDEAAALAESPIGFYHFVGHDQKTLALQHWSTRTLEEFCRTQGRGMHYEIDQAGVWAECIHQRKPVIHNDYGSLPHKRGLPEGHVPLVRELVVPVMRDDRVVAVLGVGNKPTAYTEKDVLIVSHVADMSWEIVSHKLADEALAESEARTKSILRAAPIGIGVVADRIFLDVNDRLCQLTGYSRDELIGRSARILYATDDEFEYIGAEKYRQIREHGTGTVETRFKRKDGTMVDVLLSSTPLEPKNLAAGVTFAALDITERKKANQALAESESRFRIAFASSPDAITIIRLKDGLYVDVNEGFTTATGYTREEAVGKTIMELSIWHDPADRDRLVAALRQDGHCENLEAVFQMKDGSLATGLMSARIIHLQGVPHVLSITRDITRLKEAEKDRKRLEAQLLHAHKMESVGRLAGGVAHDFNNMLNVILGHTEMLLMTMEPNDPHRAGLKEIEKAAQRSADLTRQLLAFARRQTIAPRVLDLNDTVEGMLKMLRRLIGEDIDLIWEPGSNLWPVKMDPAQVDQIVANLCLNARDAITGPGQVTLETENVVLDESYCADRLEYVPGDYVMLAVSDNGCGMDKEVQSHLFEPFFTTKEVGKGTGLGLPTVYGIVKQNNGLINVYSEPGKGTTIKLYIPRHEGEVPGSTAVGPGEMPRSRGETLLLVEDESAILNLGKTMLEILGYTVIAVGSPEEALEAAEEHSGVIHLLITDVVMPQMTGKDLADRLKMSRPEMKTLFMSGYTANVIAQHGVLKRGVHFIQKPFTMMGLATHVREALDA, encoded by the coding sequence ATGAACCGAAACGGAACCCGCCTGTTGCCCCTCTGGGTGAAACTCAGCTTCGCCTTGACGTTCCTTCTGCTGCTGGCCGGCGGGGCGTGGTTTTTCCGGGCGCACCACAAACAGCAGGAAAGCGAGGTGGCAGATTATCTCTGGTCCATCGCGCAGATCAAGGCCAAACAGATCGCCGACTGGCGCGCTGAAAAACTGGCCGATGCCGCGGTTCTAACGGAAAGGCACACCTTAATCTCCTCGGTGAAACGCTTCCTGTACGAGCCCTCCGAGGAGGAAGCAAGGGAGATCTCCAGGCGTCTACGACCCGTCGCCGTGCGGCATCATTTTGAAGACATCCTGCTGGTGGATGCGGCGAAGAAGGTGCGTTGGAGCCTCAACGATAAGCTGACGGATGCGCACCAGGGATATGCGGACACCCTGGAAGCCGCCATCTCTACAAGGGAACCCGTTTGGACGGAACTGCATACCGAACCCGGGTACCCGTTTCCGCATCTTTCGGTGGTCGCACCGCTTTACGACCCGCAAGCCGACTACGCTTTCATCGGAAGCCTGATCCTCATCAGCAACGCCAGCCAGTTTCTCTACCCCCTCATTCAGCCCTGGCCCACCCCCAGCCAGACGGCGGAAACCGTGCTGGTGCGCCGCGACGGTGACGATGTGCTCTTCCTCAACGAACTCCGCCATCGAAAGGACACGGCGCTCAAGCTCAGGATCCCGCTCACCCGAACAGACCTCCCCGCCGCCATGGCCGTAAACGGTGTGACGGGAGTCGTCCGGGGCAAAGACTACCGCGGCGTCGACGTGGTGGCGGCGATTCTTTCAATCCCGGACTCGCCTTGGGCCATGGTGGCCAAGATGGACGTATCCGAAGCCTTCGCCGAATGGCAGTTCCGGTCCCTCATGATCCTGGGACACATCCTGGGCGCCACCGCCCTCCTCGGCGTTATCGGCCTGGTCCTGCGACATCGCCTCCTGAAAGAGCATTACCGGAGGCTCTACCGTTCCGAATCCGCCCTCCGCGCCGCCATGGAACGCCACAGCATCACGCTGCAGTCCATTGGGGACGCGGTGATCGCGACGGACGCCGAGGGCCGGGTGGAATTCATGAACCCGGTAGCCGAAGCCATCACCGGCTGGAGCCACGAAGAGGCGTTGGGGAAACCCATTGAGGAAGTCTTTCGAATCATCAACGAAGAATCGCGAAAGACGGTGGAAAACCCGGTGACCCGGGTCATCCGGGAAGGCACCGTGGTGGGACTGGCCAACCATACGCTGCTCCTTTCCAGGAACGGCCGAGAAATCCCCATCGCCGACAGCGGCGCGCCCATCCGCGATGACCACGGGGAAATCATCGGGGTGGTCCTGGTTTTCCGGGACCAGAGCGAGGAGCGACTGGCCCGGCGACTGACCGAGATCCGCCTTTCCCTGATCGAGCATGCGGCGCACCATTCTCTGGACGACGTGTTGACCCGGGTGGTGGATGAGGCGGCGGCCCTCGCCGAAAGCCCCATCGGCTTCTACCACTTCGTGGGCCATGACCAGAAGACCCTTGCCCTGCAGCATTGGTCCACCCGAACCCTGGAGGAATTCTGCCGGACCCAGGGGCGGGGGATGCACTACGAGATCGACCAGGCCGGGGTCTGGGCGGAGTGCATCCACCAACGAAAGCCGGTGATTCACAACGACTACGGCTCACTTCCCCACAAAAGGGGGCTGCCGGAAGGCCATGTCCCGCTGGTAAGGGAACTGGTGGTGCCGGTGATGCGCGACGACCGGGTGGTCGCCGTCCTGGGAGTCGGAAACAAACCGACCGCATACACGGAAAAGGACGTGCTGATCGTTTCCCACGTCGCCGACATGAGCTGGGAAATCGTGAGCCACAAACTGGCGGACGAAGCGCTCGCCGAAAGCGAGGCCAGGACAAAGAGTATCCTCAGGGCGGCTCCCATAGGCATCGGCGTGGTGGCCGACCGGATTTTTCTGGACGTGAACGACCGGCTTTGTCAACTCACGGGCTACTCCAGGGACGAACTCATCGGACGGAGCGCGAGGATACTTTATGCGACCGATGATGAATTCGAATACATTGGCGCGGAGAAGTACCGGCAGATCCGGGAACACGGCACGGGAACCGTGGAAACTCGTTTCAAACGAAAGGACGGGACCATGGTCGATGTGCTACTGAGTTCCACCCCGCTTGAGCCGAAAAACCTTGCGGCCGGGGTTACTTTCGCGGCGCTCGACATCACCGAACGCAAGAAGGCCAACCAAGCGCTCGCCGAAAGCGAGAGCCGATTCCGCATCGCCTTCGCGTCGAGCCCCGACGCGATCACCATCATCCGCCTAAAAGACGGGCTGTACGTGGACGTTAACGAGGGGTTCACCACTGCCACCGGTTATACCCGCGAGGAGGCCGTAGGGAAGACCATAATGGAACTGAGCATCTGGCACGATCCCGCGGACCGGGACCGGCTGGTGGCCGCCCTGAGGCAAGACGGCCATTGCGAAAACCTGGAAGCGGTCTTCCAGATGAAGGACGGCAGCCTGGCCACGGGTCTCATGTCCGCGCGCATTATCCACCTCCAGGGCGTGCCGCACGTTCTCTCCATCACCCGGGACATCACCCGGCTCAAGGAAGCCGAAAAAGATCGAAAACGCCTGGAAGCACAACTCCTCCATGCCCATAAGATGGAATCCGTGGGACGCCTTGCCGGCGGTGTGGCGCACGACTTCAACAACATGCTGAACGTGATCCTGGGCCACACCGAAATGCTGCTCATGACCATGGAACCGAATGACCCTCACCGGGCTGGACTGAAAGAAATTGAGAAAGCCGCGCAGCGATCGGCGGACCTCACCCGGCAGCTCCTGGCCTTTGCACGCCGCCAGACTATCGCTCCGAGAGTCCTGGACCTCAACGACACCGTTGAAGGCATGCTCAAGATGCTCCGCAGGCTCATCGGAGAAGACATCGACCTGATCTGGGAACCCGGCTCGAACCTGTGGCCCGTCAAGATGGACCCGGCTCAGGTGGATCAAATCGTGGCCAACCTGTGCCTGAACGCCCGCGACGCCATCACGGGGCCGGGACAGGTCACCCTGGAAACCGAAAACGTGGTCCTGGATGAATCCTATTGCGCGGATCGCCTTGAATACGTCCCGGGGGATTACGTGATGCTGGCCGTGAGCGACAACGGCTGCGGCATGGACAAAGAGGTCCAGTCGCATCTTTTCGAGCCGTTTTTCACCACCAAGGAAGTGGGAAAGGGCACGGGCCTGGGATTGCCGACCGTCTACGGGATCGTCAAGCAGAACAACGGCCTTATCAACGTCTACAGCGAACCAGGAAAGGGGACCACGATCAAGCTCTACATTCCACGGCACGAAGGGGAAGTCCCCGGATCGACGGCGGTAGGGCCGGGGGAAATGCCCCGCAGTCGGGGCGAGACTCTCCTCCTGGTGGAAGACGAATCGGCGATCTTGAACCTGGGGAAAACCATGCTCGAAATCCTTGGCTATACCGTTATCGCAGTGGGCAGTCCGGAGGAAGCTCTGGAAGCCGCCGAAGAACACTCGGGGGTGATCCACCTTCTCATCACCGACGTGGTGATGCCCCAAATGACCGGAAAGGACCTGGCGGATCGACTCAAGATGAGCCGCCCGGAAATGAAGACGCTTTTCATGTCCGGCTACACGGCCAACGTGATCGCTCAGCACGGAGTTTTGAAACGAGGCGTCCATTTCATCCAGAAACCGTTTACGATGATGGGGCTCGCAACTCATGTGAGGGAGGCGTTGGATGCCTGA
- a CDS encoding TVP38/TMEM64 family protein produces the protein MLYSEAKLELPRQARGLEPLEVRPKQQPQRLEEFVRETELADMEKPMEIERLLDQLRSTEDAETKPLSLWKPLVVLTALVALAIAWRWTPLAGWISVEQLHRWAETAEQAGWTLWAVLAVYLIAGLVMLPVTFLVGTTAIVFGPMESVLYSLAGCLLSAALSYAIGRRLGRETVRKVAGGRLNRLSKRLAKRGVLTVVLVRLVPVAPFSVVNMVAGASHIAFRDYLIGTAVGMIPGIVLVTLFCDSLAGVMREPQWQDLAVVIGIGALLGLGSAWVRKRLTNHSPSGEAD, from the coding sequence ATGCTTTACAGCGAGGCGAAGCTGGAACTTCCCAGGCAAGCCCGCGGGCTGGAACCCCTGGAAGTCCGGCCGAAGCAGCAACCCCAACGGCTGGAGGAGTTCGTCCGGGAAACGGAGCTGGCCGACATGGAAAAACCCATGGAAATAGAGCGCCTGCTGGATCAGCTGCGTTCCACCGAAGATGCTGAAACAAAACCGCTGAGCCTCTGGAAACCTCTCGTGGTCCTGACAGCCCTCGTGGCCCTCGCCATCGCCTGGCGGTGGACGCCTCTCGCCGGCTGGATCAGCGTTGAGCAACTGCACCGCTGGGCGGAAACCGCCGAGCAGGCGGGTTGGACGCTCTGGGCCGTCCTGGCCGTTTACCTGATCGCCGGCCTGGTCATGCTTCCCGTGACGTTCCTGGTCGGTACCACGGCCATTGTGTTCGGACCCATGGAAAGCGTGCTGTATTCGCTGGCCGGATGTCTTTTGAGCGCCGCTTTGAGCTATGCCATCGGCCGAAGGCTGGGACGGGAAACGGTTCGAAAGGTTGCGGGAGGACGCCTGAACCGGCTCAGCAAACGCCTGGCCAAGCGAGGCGTCCTCACCGTGGTGCTTGTCCGTCTGGTGCCGGTAGCCCCCTTTTCCGTGGTCAACATGGTGGCCGGCGCATCGCACATCGCGTTTCGAGACTACCTGATCGGAACGGCCGTGGGCATGATCCCAGGCATCGTGCTGGTGACCCTTTTCTGCGATTCGCTGGCGGGTGTCATGAGGGAACCGCAGTGGCAGGACCTGGCGGTCGTCATCGGCATCGGGGCGCTCCTGGGTCTTGGAAGCGCCTGGGTCCGAAAAAGACTCACCAACCATTCACCAAGCGGTGAAGCCGATTGA
- the ilvC gene encoding ketol-acid reductoisomerase: MRIFYDGDVDARALQGKKVAVIGYGSQGHAQAQNLRDSGIEVIVGQRPGSPNFERAVEDGFQPVSARKAAEAADVIQLLVPDHIQARLYREDVASSMKAGKTLLFSHGFNIHYGQIVPPAGVDVVMVAPKGPGHLVRSEYARGAGVPALVAVQQDASGNALQTALAYARGIGATRAGVMETTFKEETETDLFGEQAVLCGGVSELIKAGFETLVEAGYQPEIAFFECMHELKLIVDLIYQGGLEYMRYSISDTAEYGDYTRGRRVVTEETRKAMKAILEEIQSGAFAREWILENQAGGPMFRALRARERAHLVEEVGKKLRAMMPFLDAK; this comes from the coding sequence ATGCGGATTTTCTATGACGGAGATGTGGACGCGCGGGCGCTCCAGGGGAAGAAGGTGGCGGTCATCGGTTATGGCAGCCAGGGTCATGCTCAGGCTCAGAACCTTCGCGACAGCGGCATCGAGGTGATCGTCGGGCAGCGGCCGGGTTCGCCCAATTTCGAGCGGGCCGTGGAAGACGGGTTTCAGCCGGTGAGCGCCCGTAAGGCGGCGGAGGCGGCCGACGTGATCCAGTTGCTTGTACCGGATCATATCCAGGCGCGGCTTTACCGTGAAGACGTAGCTTCTTCGATGAAAGCGGGGAAGACGCTTCTTTTTTCCCACGGGTTCAACATTCATTACGGCCAGATTGTCCCCCCTGCGGGAGTGGATGTGGTGATGGTGGCGCCCAAGGGTCCGGGGCACCTGGTGCGGAGCGAATACGCGCGCGGGGCCGGGGTTCCGGCGCTGGTGGCCGTCCAGCAGGATGCCAGCGGGAACGCCCTCCAGACGGCTCTCGCCTATGCCAGGGGGATCGGCGCCACGCGGGCCGGGGTGATGGAGACCACGTTCAAGGAAGAGACGGAAACGGATCTCTTCGGAGAACAGGCGGTGCTTTGCGGCGGGGTTTCGGAACTCATCAAGGCGGGATTCGAAACGCTGGTGGAAGCCGGTTACCAGCCGGAAATCGCCTTTTTCGAATGCATGCACGAACTGAAGTTGATCGTGGACCTGATCTATCAGGGCGGCCTTGAATACATGCGCTATTCCATCAGCGACACCGCCGAATACGGGGACTATACGCGGGGACGGCGCGTGGTGACCGAAGAGACGCGGAAGGCCATGAAGGCCATCCTGGAAGAGATCCAGTCCGGCGCGTTCGCCCGCGAATGGATCCTGGAAAACCAAGCGGGAGGCCCCATGTTCCGGGCTCTCAGGGCCAGGGAACGGGCGCACCTGGTGGAAGAAGTGGGAAAGAAGCTTCGGGCCATGATGCCGTTTCTGGATGCCAAATGA
- the ilvN gene encoding acetolactate synthase small subunit has protein sequence MEQRNGPRHTIGVLVENQPGVLSRVAGLFSGRGFNIECLTVAVTHEPGISRITLVTTGDQHILEQIIKQLNKLINVLKVIDFRETEFVEREMALIKVRAEQQTRAEVLRIVDIFRAKVVDVSPHHYTVEVTGDDGKIGAILELLGQIGIIEMARTGKAALARSKKR, from the coding sequence ATGGAGCAGAGAAACGGGCCGAGACATACGATCGGGGTGCTGGTGGAAAACCAGCCGGGTGTGCTTTCGCGCGTGGCGGGGCTTTTCAGCGGCCGCGGGTTCAACATCGAGTGCCTTACGGTGGCGGTGACTCATGAACCGGGTATTTCGCGGATCACGCTGGTGACCACGGGCGATCAGCACATCTTGGAACAGATCATCAAGCAGTTGAACAAGCTGATCAATGTGCTCAAGGTCATCGACTTCCGCGAGACGGAGTTTGTTGAGCGCGAAATGGCGCTCATCAAGGTGCGCGCCGAGCAGCAGACGCGGGCGGAAGTGCTTCGGATCGTGGACATCTTCCGGGCCAAGGTGGTGGACGTGAGCCCGCACCATTACACGGTGGAAGTCACGGGCGACGACGGCAAGATCGGCGCCATCCTGGAACTGCTGGGTCAAATCGGGATCATCGAAATGGCGCGGACGGGGAAGGCGGCGCTCGCGCGAAGCAAAAAGCGGTGA
- a CDS encoding ferritin family protein has product MPEFSSPFTVKKSDRKLTHEELVRAIRFMIAAEYEAIQLYQQTAESTDNKLAKEVLIDIANEEKEHAGEFLRLLKELEPEEESFYKSGTEEVEEMIAKMKKS; this is encoded by the coding sequence ATGCCAGAATTCTCCAGTCCCTTCACCGTGAAAAAGAGCGACCGGAAGCTCACCCATGAAGAACTGGTGCGCGCGATCCGTTTCATGATCGCCGCCGAATACGAAGCCATCCAGCTGTACCAGCAAACCGCGGAAAGCACTGACAACAAGCTCGCCAAAGAGGTGCTCATTGACATCGCCAACGAAGAAAAGGAGCATGCGGGTGAGTTCTTGAGGCTGCTCAAGGAGCTGGAACCCGAGGAAGAGAGCTTTTACAAGAGCGGCACAGAGGAAGTGGAAGAGATGATCGCGAAGATGAAGAAGTCGTGA